The following are from one region of the Salmo trutta chromosome 22, fSalTru1.1, whole genome shotgun sequence genome:
- the LOC115158798 gene encoding phospholipase A and acyltransferase 4, translated as MEIGDMIEINRGQYNHWALYIGNGDVIHLVTPDGPSRVAFCSVSSSSGSLSCKGTVTIEKLKDVAAGNSYKINNYLDDKYKPRPTDVIMGEVDKMRGRTIKYGLLGNNCEHFVTFLRYGKSESQQADDFMKNLLAGQLGLFGVLAAVAVSTVAAASTVSK; from the exons ATGGAGATTGGTGACATGATTGAGATAAACAGAGGTCAATACAACCACTGGGCTCTGTACATTGGAAATGGAGATGTCATCCATTTGGTAACTCCAG ATGGGCCTTCAAGAGTAGCTTTCTGCAGTGTTAGCTCATCCAGCGGCAGTCTTTCCTGTAAAGGCACGGTTACAATAGAGAAGTTAAAGGATGTGGCAGCAGGGAATTCTTACAAAATCAACAACTACTTGGATGACAAGTACAAACCAAGACCGACTGACGTCATTATGGGGGAAGTGGACAAAATGAGAGGCCGCACAATAAAATATGGCCTCCTTGGAAACAACTGCGAGCATTTTGTTACTTTCCTCCGTTATGGCAAATCAGAGTCCCAACAG GCAGATGACTTCATGAAGAATTTGTTAGCTGGTCAACTAGGCCTGTTTGGTGTACTGGCTGCTGTTGCTGTTTCTACAGTTGCTGCAGCTAGCACAGTTAGTAAATAA